The sequence cttcctttatggaatcaatccatctcttgtttggccttcctctttttctactcctgtttttcccagcaatattgtcttttctagtgaatcatgtcttctcattatgtgtccaaagtatgataacctcagtttcatcattttagcttctagtgacagttctggtctaatttgttctaacacccaattatttgtatttttattgattgattgattgattgattgattgcatttgtatacagtctcatagccgaagctgtctgggcggtttacaaccatttttcacagtccatggtatgcgcaaagctctcctccaacaccacatttcaaatgtcttgatttttctcttatcctcttttttcactgtccacctttcacatccatacataaagatcaggaataccatggtctgaatgatcctgactttaatcagtgacacatcttggcatttgaggacctttctagttctctcatagctgtgctcctcagtcctagccttcttctgatttcctgactattgtctccattttggttaatgactatgccaaggtattgatactccttgacaagttcaatgtcctcgttgtcagctttaaagttacataaatcttctgttgtcattactttagtcttcttgacattcagctgtaggcctgcttttgtgctttcctctttaactttcatcagcatttgtttcaaatcattcctggtttctgctagtaggatggtattgtctgcatatcttaaattattgatatttctccctccaattttcacacttccttcatcttggtccaatccctctttccgtatgatatgttctgcatatagattaaacaagtagggtgataaaaccagagcttggaaaagttacttttttgaactacaactcccatcagcccaatccagtggccatgctggctggggctgatgggagttgtagttcaaaaaagtaacttttccaagctctgtaatactcccctgtctcacaccctttctgattgggaaccaattggtttctccatattctgtccatacagtagccttttgtccagagtataggttgtgcatcaggacaattggatgctgtggcacccccatttcttttaaagcattccatagtttttcattatctacacagtcgaaggctttgctgtaatcaataaagaacatggtgatttctttctgaaattcctggtccgttccattatccaaagtatgtttgcaatatgatgtctgacacctcttccctttctaaatgcagcttggacatctggcatttcttgctccatatatggtaagagcctttgttgtagaatcttgagcattactttgcctACTACAATGGTGAAATTTACAACGGTTGTGTCACCAGTTtggtctctggccctgcccaccaccagtgtgtagggttgctaggtcagaagcatcccaaaccctgagattttgggggcaggcctgagtgatgtcatggggcaggtccaagtgatgtcattaagcatgatacattaagcatcaaccacagttgcttggcacatacagttcatacaaaaacatttatctgattggaaatgaagatagaaatcttagctaaaagatggagcctgggtagggaacatttaatctagccaattcgcttctggcaagaagggttcaagtgccctcaggtcaggccaggccagtcaccagaaggccactgtaggaagaaaggagcctagtgttgtggagatgggagcactcaggagtaaaggtggatgcccctgaagagctgcaattctaaacacacttactaagggactaagccccatacaactcaataggacttacttctccgtatatatagtttggattgtgttgttggtaaagcttgaccagggatcctctgcaaagatacccatatccaagtagggttggcaaccccctgcctggaatgccctgcccctaccttttaacatccacatttctttacagatttgacccttcacttcagaaagaggtctgagtaatgagtaagaagattctctacccttttctgtcttccctgtgggctgctataaactcctttatcagccaacccaattccagtgaatataattgacagagagaaagcacacatgattaggtctaccttcataggcagcagcttgggaacaacagcaattgcagccacgctgcccagtatgtgaattctcttttaccactattggacaagaaacaaacaacaaggtatatcatcagtgggtttaagaaggttgagcggagtgcatggaaccactgttgttgcttctatggaagaaaaggagtgaggataaaggtaaatgaaatgcaaatagaaaaagaagaataaaagacagtgatgatttcttaaatgtaataccatgccaaccacaacaagattcctacgagtaaggcttaaaactaagcatctcacaaccagtcaggattcctcaaaaaccaaaaatatgaaaaatgaagaaatatttgtataagcatgactatcaaatatgtttattatttacacaacctgtaaagatatttatagtgcaatcctacgtttatttattcagaagcaagtcccaacatattcagtggggcttactcaaatagggacagaactgcaacctcaagtgataagcaacttcattcacgcaacacaaaattcagaatcacgccactttaagctgttttgcaactgtttatacttgtttttatggttattgtattttaaagggatttatttcttattgtgagctgccttggtttccagactgcagccctaccctACCAGACTGCaacaggttgttggaaagatttccacacacacatgcacgcacacaggaaatgtaaaaatacatacaccccgtaTAAtaattattgtcaaaaccagttgatcattgcagaacattaaaaaaaaataaaatcagtattagtttcctacataataaaaacagtgatacctaagtacgccctgcctaactgctttaaaaataagattggagggggagtgatagacaacacaagcacaattctttcctatgttcattcaaaagtcccatcaatttatagcacaatcctaaccatgtctactccaaaggaagtcctattgaattcaatggggtttactctgggtatgtttactctggaaaagcaagtactggattaaagcttcaatttgggaagtttgcaaaacactgccctcttcaaaatttaaacctgtctgactcctacacacaagagagaaaaagactgaaagtttaccagagtaaacatacccagagtaaaccccattgaattcaataggactttgaATTTACTTATTCAGTCTGTgacatgttcagaaaagcagaaaaagcacgtttctgagccttgggccagtcactgcctctcagcctcagagggaggcaatggtaaacccgctctgaatactgcttactatgaaaatgctgttcatagggttgccatacattggaattaacttgaaggcagacaattcaatttgactctattatgttttggctctataattccttgtcaatcacaaccctgtggggtggtgacattttggtgtctatctctggaaccagaccacctagaaacttaattttttaaaaaatgaaagctgaaagtttggagattaaggtgagtcacccaaagagcctgtggccctcagaagatggCCCAGAAAAGAaattggccctcagactgaaaaaagcTTTCCCATTTCTGCTCTATTTTCTCAAAAGTGCTACTTTTACAAACCATACTTTTGCAACAAAGAAGTCTGGTGGACTTTGCCTTGTGCCAAAGAGTAAACAATTAATTCTGTGGAACAGAGAAGGTGAAAGACCTTTGCAAGGACAGTCACTAGGGCTATTTACTAAAAGCCCTGGCCAGAAACATTAACAACTGCCTGGAATACTGACATGAGCTGGTTGGGTTATATTGTTCTGCTTCTTCTATGGAGATGCTACATCTTCCAGAACGGTAAGTTATTCAAGACAAGGTAagaattctttttttgggggggtattgAGTATCCTTTTTTCTTAAAAAGGTGATGTAGAAATTttggaaataacaaataaatacccATCCTTTCAAGAGGAGTATTGTAAAACTAGAACAAATCACAGGAAAATGTTGGTATTTGCTACTTTCcagtttaaaaaatctttaaggtGTGTGTTGCAGCTAGTATCTACTGGCTAATTAATAGTTCTTTGTTGCTTAATGATGTTTAATTTGCTTCTAATTTCAGAACATAAAGATTGTGAATGCactgatatatatttttattatcccTTTCTGATGTGTTGCAATTTATTAATAGGGTTAGACTTGttcagattcacccattcctttCTCCCACCCTTTCCCAGCTGAAGGCTTTTGTTGGGATTCCTGTGGTGTTGCTTTCGTTTTGGTTTCTGAACCTGTTGGATTGAAAAGTGGTGAACTAGCATTAGAGCTGATATATACAGGGATTCCATTTAGCGTGTGGTTGCTTTTTTAACCCTTCTGTCCAAATCCAAACTGATGGTGCAGTGGTAAGCACTGTGGAAAAGCCAAGACCACAACAAACTCATTGAGCAACTCTGATTATGGTATGTCATATGCATCCATAAAAAATACAGGTAGAAAATTGTGCTGACTCAGAAGAAATCGCCATGACATATAGCACCATCTGCTGAAAGGGGGGTGCCACCAGTGTTCCTGTCAACATTCCTCTATCCATTAAGGACAGATGACCAAGAGTTTACATATACCTCTCTATATTCCACATGCATCTTTTAATCTTTCACCCCCTCCCAGAGTGACATACAGCATATACTTTAAAAAGTTAGAACAAAAACAGTACAGCAGaaaatgtttataaaaaataaatcattccaagtccctcccccccaaagataGTTCAGATTGTATCTCATTCCCCAGTTTTTCACGTTCCACATCCTTCTCTTTCAGTCCCAGTACAGCAGGAACAAGTGCTTTACGAGCACCTGGTGAACCCCATGATTGATTCAGGTAAGATAGAGAACTGCATCAGCCTGAAATGCAAACACTAGCATGAATTCTTGTTAGGGCACAATGGTATTCCTAATCCTTTTACTTTAGAATCTGCATTGTAGGTGTCATCAGGGGTTAAGTAAGTGAAGAGATatggggcttatccaaacggagtgggataatccacggtttccatattcggtttgtcatctgatagtcctcactttgccttttagttcgctctttcccaattaaaaaaacacgcttttttgcacccacacacgcagcggtaagacccctacattcttttcgctttttccaagctccgcctctaaaaccccctatcaaccaattggtcagcaaaaaaaattacgtatgctcctctcctcctttgcaacgaagcacaatatggctgtaaagaagttctcgcctgggaaggaaaggctgctggtaggtttcacgcctgccttctcactgagaatgaaattgacaaagctttccggagcaggcttgaaacagaccagaagcccttttcttgtttgcatttgcgatattacacttaaacaaatgtatgcttttctgcctttattgatatttaaggagatacatacGCTGGCAATTGcaattatttctccaaaaaaccaagaaacgtgtccccccctcctccctttccttcccagggagaatgaaattgacaaagctttccagagcaggcttgaaacctacCAGAagccctttctcgcttgctgtgcattgcagatctcacccagagtggcagcccagtttgcaggctggcaaaaaatattacatttaaacgatattacacttaaaggaatgtatgcttttctgatttgaagcaaaaaccccagcaagtagaatgaaattgacaaagctttccggaggcaggctgaaaccgaccacccccctttctcacttgctgtgcattgcagatctcacccagagtggccgcccagtttgcaggctggcaaaaaataaaatgcatctgcacagtagttgcagacacccccccaacaccccaccattgtgatgattggttcaattttcctgggcttattctcgcacatgcgcaaaagtgcagatacgtgattggctggaatgaggagaaggggcaaggggaaacgcccaagaagtgcccatcagctgtaaagtccgcagtattgcatcctaactcctgaaggcacagcggatgattcccaatttttaacagcaaatcacatttttgccagtattgcaaggagcggatttaacccgcgaaaatgcgtaacagcgcgagacgtcgtttggacgaccgaaaaataatgaacacacatagtgggcgtgtcacacattttgcagtcatctggctGAGCCCATGTACTCAGAAAATATCCCTTGTTGCCTCAAGCTATGACAAGAAGCACTCTCACCCATTTTTCTGTTTCCTGTATTTGCTTAGTGATGTCACATTGGTATGCATATCAAGTAGTCATATATTTGCATGCTAAGAAATGGGCAGGGGTATGGAAATGTTGAAGGCAGAGGCCAAGCCCCAACAGCATTCCATGCACCTCTTTGCAATAATAAATTATAATCATATATACTAAGagcaatttcagttctctaagtGTTGGTCCATAAGTAGTCAAAACAGCAACATTCACACACAAGAGCGCCATATCAGCAGGTTTGAGGGACCAATCAACAAGTTAATAGGAAGAAGAGTTTCATAATTTGGTTAATTTCTGACAATCAAAATTCTTTCTCcattctgttttctttctttttcctggcATACAGTGCAGTAGTATCTGCAATCTGGCATTTACTGGTAGTAGGTGTCATCTGATATAACATCTTATTCAATATTTTCACTGTAGTGATGCCATTAAGATGTGGTCGTCCACCTGCTGTGGATAATGCATTGCTCCTTGCCTCCCCAAGGCAAAGATTCTCATCCGGTTCAACTATAATGTATCAGTGCTACAGACTGTATGTAATGGAAGGCACTCCACTTGCAACATGTATAAATGGCCAATGGACTGGCGTGCCCAGATGTCTTAgtaagtattatacagccatgagattggctgtatactatagtcagcatggatttttcgcattccgcaatgttaaattgaaaataccccctatgccattctgatccttcccataagctcatttcaaaacaaaaccttacaaaacttatagtcctgaactcagaaacgcttgcttaacacactctaaattttcacggtgatacacaaaacactcagagagaatcgagagttcaaagtgtaaaaagaaaaacaccagacccccttttggactttcttctgccagagttcttataatctgttgaaattaattaaaaatcagccatgttcacagagtacctgtaatcctattattgaccttgtcccatactctgaccttaatcttcttcagtttaaaagttaaaaaaaatgcctggctgatttttaattaatttaagaaattttggcttgaactcaatgataatgttgggcatgctcagtaagaaccaactgccagtgttctaaactccagactcacagctgctgggcttgcctaatcaaggggccacacccacaccagactttgatttcatgtgagacagtcatggcttccctcaaagaatcctgggaagtgtagtttgtgaagggtgctgagaggagactcctatttccctgacagtccctggtttaacagtcagccgctctgattgaagccttgtgaggggaacagggcatctcctagcaactgccAAAAGTGAAAcgacagtctggtgtggatgtgggcatggacagctttggtttaaatttaggtgggaggctacatgtgtcttcTGTAGAATGAAAATGTGTGGGAAACCCTgataaagaatgatactgttcccaatgttttccttttggaaaggaaaggggcctcccctctgcccagtgcccacccatccaatctcctccccctccttcacctTCCTGCCCTCTTTCCCCCCCACTCCcctaagtcagtttcacctaagcatgattgcacaggagtaaatcccactgaactaaaaaatcatgcaaatgatcaaacctgccctcccctcctcctctctcctatcccctccctcatgccccttccctctcccttccttcacctctcctttcccctcccccatccccttccaatccccctccccccctccgtgatttgtatattgtaagaTCCTGGGGTGGTGGTCAGTTGATCTCTATATACTCTATACAAAAAGATACATCACACCTTCCTCTGGTATCCTAGGCATTGACATCCAAGCTGCCAAGTCTCAGGGATGCAGAAAGGGTTTTCTCCTCGTTGCAACAGTGTCCCCAAGTGGAGTGCCTGACTTTTCCTTATAGGAGTGAATTCAGTATGGTAGAGTGAATAGTGTATCAGGTTAGGACCAGAGAGCCTGGATTCAAATCAAATCTCCATTTAgttatgaagctcagtgggtaacCAATCTAATCTACGTCACATAGTTGTTGTATGGATAAAATAAGGGGTTGGAAAACAATGTGCACCATTATGAGTTCCAGGGAAGAATTTTTTAGCCTGTAGATTGAAAGCTGCTCCATGCTTTGGGTGAGCCCTTTAATGGGCGGGAGGGAAGTGCTTTGTTATTTATCAGTTTCTGTGTTCATTTggtgcatatatttttaaaaaaacacccattgTTTATTCAAATATCAAAATAACCTGTAACAGGTTAATTGGGTGGCTTCATGACTGACAACAAGAACTTCCCAAAATATAACTGGTGACTTATTTGTGCTTTTCTTCAGAAACCTGTAGAGCAAATGAATCTGACATGGAGCGTAACAATATACAACTGAGGTCGATAACTAAGTCAACATCCATGAGAGCATCTGACTACTGGATGGAGTTTGAGTGCAAACCGGGATTTCGTAAGGATCCATTGTCGCCACCTTTTAGAAAACAATGTGTAGTTGGACCGTGGGTATATCCAAGATGTATCTAAAGCAGTAAGTATTTCCTAGTTCAGCCATGGCAGCACAGAATTCAGACGACATAGTtgttgtcagcagcagcagcagcagcagcattactGTTAGTTACACTGTTGCTGCTATTACTACTAGTATTTCTGGAGATTGATCAGGTCGAGATCTGATATCCCAAGcttctttatatttattttgtttgctaTTTACGTTTTGTGTTTTAAATCGCCGTGACCCTCCCTGAAATCACATGATAAGGAGCTGGATATAAATCATACAAATAAATGTTATTAAAATATTAGGTGTGGCAGAAGTTATTTAGACATTTCCTGCTTACATGGAAATTCTAGGGAATTGCAGGCTTCTGCAAAGTCTTTAACAGGAGCTTAACAGGATTCTTTCCATGTTTTCCTTCAAGGCAATTGAGAGATCACCAGTATTTCAGAGTTCATTTTATTTATCCATTCATAGTATTTTACAGATGGATCTGCCAACAAAGTATGATAGGTTTGTTAACAGTATTGCCTCATTATCTGTATAAGAGAGAATTTTGATTCTTTTTTGCCTCCAGTCTTAAAACCATTTGCATTTTCCTGGAGATATCTCTAAAGGTCCTACTGATAGAATAAACAACAAAGCCTTGCACCTCTTTGTAGAAAAAAATAACTCCAATAAATGATGGCCTATCCTAATTCTGTCTATGAGGGAAATGTAAAATACTCTAATCCACTTTTTGAAAGATTCTGCTAACGTTTTCTGTTAATAAGTATTCTTTCTCAAGTATTCTTTCCCCAATGCCTTTTCTACATCAAAAATATTAATAGCAATTCTTGCTTGAGACGTGTATTGATCAATACTGTTTGAACAGTATCTGACGATTTCTACCCACTCATAAAACCTGGATGATCAGTATCAAATTGATCAAACTATTTGGTCACAATCTTGTAAAATCTGTCACCTAAGATAGTTGGAAAAACCTTGAAGTTACAGTTACATAGGCAGATTGGTCTGGTATGAGCCTGGAACAGACAGACCTTTACCCTCGCGTGGGTTTAAGGAAACACAGTCCTCAATCCGAAAAGGATTTCTCCCCAAAGCAAATACCAGCTTCAGAGAGAGCTTTTCCTCAGGACTGCAGCAGGGAAGGAAATGATTAATTTCCCCTCCATGCCTGCTCTGATCTCATTAATTATCAGACCCACCCCCGAAACAGAGTTGGTatattctgcattttttaaaactggcaAGATAGACGTAAAGACACATTAATTTAACATCACATATAGTTTAATCCTGAGATCAGACCCCCCCCAGCTCCCAAAACATCCCAATGgagtctgagcatgctcagtgggcacagaaaGCTGACTTAATTGTTGTGGGAAAGAGGAATGGAATGGACCGTCTGGAGTCcctcactgcaacattttgttgcaggtcccacttgtagccaatgtgatgcacaAACTCTGTACTTGTCAGCCTCTTTGTTTGCTGACTATGCCCTGATATATAACAGTAGCATCAATAACACACAATTCGTTTTGCTACTTACAGGCTTTACAAAGGCCAGTTCTTTGGCATTATGTATTTGTGGCTATCA comes from Rhineura floridana isolate rRhiFlo1 chromosome 6, rRhiFlo1.hap2, whole genome shotgun sequence and encodes:
- the LOC133387976 gene encoding complement factor H-related protein 1-like; amino-acid sequence: MSWLGYIVLLLLWRCYIFQNVPVQQEQVLYEHLVNPMIDSVMPLRCGRPPAVDNALLLASPRQRFSSGSTIMYQCYRLYVMEGTPLATCINGQWTGVPRCLKTCRANESDMERNNIQLRSITKSTSMRASDYWMEFECKPGFRKDPLSPPFRKQCVVGPWVYPRCI